The DNA segment tcaaaattgaattctaACACAAGACAGCTTTTTGAAAGTTACAACAATTACAGGTAATTATTTCCAACTGATACATCAGGTATTTTACACTTTTTTTAATGTTCACTATTTTTTAAACACTTCGGAAAAATTTTCTGTGACAACTGTTAATTAACTGTTTAACACTCAAAACTCCAATGCAAGAGGAAAAACTAATTTTACCAAACCCATCCCAACCAAACCTTACTAGTGCGTGGGGACATACGACTTACCGCCGCCTCAAAGAAATAGTGAATGCACTGATTGTGCTCCTCACAATCGTCATAATTATCTTCTCTTAAACTGGAACTCGGTGTAAGTGTACGTCCAGTATATTTCAATCAGTTAGCCAGGGAAGTCAGCCTTTTTCTCACCAAATAGCATAGAGTAACAATagcttatgctatcgtttctctatggtaatagatATGGTCACTTCTATTTGATCACTAGTAGGCCTATTTCACTTTTTGGCCAAATTGCACTGTTCCCCACACATTTCACACGTTGTAAcacttttaaaatattgtgtTTTAACATAAAATCTAAAACTTCCTTATCTTTGAACCTTGTTCTCCCTAGATATTTTTCTCTACAACTAACACattctatttttaaataacTATTGTTTAACAGTTTTAAACAAACTTTGTTGATTAACATATAAACTAcgatttctttttcttcataaaGAGCAATCATAATTACACAGAATAGTCACTtttgcattatttatgatttaaagtaggcctattctaattttttataattttaatctaGGCAACCATAAATGATTGTTTAATCAGTTTGGTAATAGAAAACATAAACAAAACCAAGGTTAAAGTGTATGTCTGGTGCcaaaatacctgtcatcaaatttttggttgggatcgatttagtatgttattttgagcacaaaatcaaaaaaatcaggtgtggcgcactcacacaactttccttgccgttataaaaattgatcacctaacgctagtgttcccgcgcatctcaagtgtactactattcaaagatctgccagctggtgacaggacaataacgctggagacacacgtagtctgctatctcttcatagtgaatcatttaatagaatcaataattgccaacagtttactttattggataaacacattttctcgaatttcgagcgtatttccaattttaggtgaaaatgtccctgaacattaattgtactAGAGATTTTTTAGattgctcaatcttttccactcgaaattttttgtttaaattgtatctgaagcgtgataatcgggaatctaaaatcacactttgcattgatgtggagaagctcctgaaatttttacagatatgagacttgtggcagttgatagagcttatcaatgactattttaggtataaatttgatcaaaatcgttggagccgttttcgagaaaatcgtgaaaaaccctgtttttgacaacatttttgccattttatccgccatcttgaattggatttgtttgaaattgttcgagtcggatccttataggggaaggaccttaagttccaaatttcaatccattccgttaattgggagatgagatatcgtgtacacagacgtacatacactcatacacacacacatacacacacacacacacacacacacacacacacacacacacacacacacacacacacacacacacacacacacacacacacttttggactcaggggaccttgaaacgtatagaaatttagaaattcgggtaccttaatttttttcggaaagcaatactttccttacctatggtatagggcaaggaaagtaaaaattaaacggtagtcactattgtttttaaaataaactaagttcaaagtagtaCAATTTCACAAGAATTTAACCTATAGGTAGCAGCCATAAGTAGCTAAGgctaggaaaagctttaggttgaAAAAATtttggttaggaaagcttaggttaggaaaagctttgggttaggaaaacttagattaggaatatcataatttgataatttcgataatcaaaatggctaaatcgatcccaaccaaaaatttgatgacaggtattttgGCACTGGACGTACACTTACACCCAAAACCAATCCTAACCTTGATAAGTGAAGAACGTtaataattttagaatttatattaatataatttaaatgCAAAGAAAAAATTGCTGTTTCAAGTTAACAAAATATCATCGCATAATCAAATCCATATGTTTTATAAAGAATAGAGTAAGTACATCTTTTTAAATATCTGATGTGTCCGTTGGAAATGATTACCCCTCAATCTTTCAATCAAGTCGGTTGGGTAAAAACCATGTTCCTATGAGAAAGTCCCCAACAATGCCTAtccaaacatcaagagaaaATCGCACTTGATGCCTTCTTTGAGACATCTCGTGAGGGTTTTCATCGGCCCAGAGGTgattgttatgaaaattgaaaataccttCTTTAGAAAACCCAGCCTTAGCGGTAAAcaaaattttggagagaaacAGACGAACTAATGCGATCTGTTGCAATAGCCATTGTCATAAGTTAAGACGCGCTGGAAAGTCCACATCACTAAGACATTGCACCCTTTGTACATGGTAATGGTACAACTGCTGATCACGTAGAATGCGTCTCACTAAACTTTTTGAAATACCCTTTCcacgtgatatttttctaacaCTGATACTTGGATCTTCTTCCACGGCGGTCAAAACTCTTTCTTGATTCTCCAATGTATTTGCAGAATAAGCCCGTCTGGTCTTCTGAGTGGATCTTAATGTTCCTCCTTCCCTCAGATTCCTCTGAACATTCACAAACACTTTCCTACTCGGAATTCGTCGATTGGGAAACCTTTCTGCGTAGAGGCAACATGCCTCACGTGAATTCCCATCAGCAAAGTCATAAATAAAATGAACATCAGATAGTTCTTGATTGGAATAACTGTAATTCGGCATTTTAACAAATACGATAATTTCAACCTAGCCTCACACATTAATGGTGTTTCCAgtaaacaaaaaattatgattttattgtgtttaaataacaaaatcatgATTTTAATTAGCTGATtagaatcaaattataatttgttttatcCAAACACAAGtaaatcaaaatttgatgtTAATACAGACTGGTAGGCTTCCTTgctatttacaatattttttgctgCCTCTTAACACACATTTCATTGTATCTCTATCATGCTTTGTCCGATTTTTTTTGTGTGTTGActaattgtaaaaaaaaatactaaaaaaatttGTTCTTGGTAAATTTCTCTATCTATCACCGTTCTCCCGCAATTATGgattgaaagtttaaaatagccgccatttttcaattttcgaactaaacaaagttgaatattttttctacagttcatCTCTCTTATTTGAAAATATCTACCGATTTTTATAGCGATCGGTTGGGAAACTTcaaagataaaaattattttgtaaaaaataaaaaatggcgaatatctcgCAAACGAAGCGTTTTTGGGAAAAATTCTAGATTTTCTCTTTTTGACCCATAGAACCTATTCCCGAAGTTTGGCACTTTAATTTTGGGACAGCTGTATATTCCTGGTTTAACTTACTTTATAGAGATGATTATGATTGGTCAATACATCAAGGCTGTAcaaaagtttttctatttaaatattattaagttattacaattgaaaaagtttcagtaaaaaaataattgatattaaaatcAAGCCATGTTTTCATGACGATCTTGTTGTATTATCAATAAACacaaattataacaatattattaggtaccgatattggaaaatatgaacCCATATGTATTATTTGCAAAATTTACTTCGATAAGCTAATTTTGAGGAAAATCCTCAAATTGAGGAGGGACCAAAGTAGAACGATTTTGATCATtaactggagaaaaaccttatTATAAGGCGTGAAGGATTAAAAATTTGTCAATATCGTGTACTTACTTTCAATTCGGCAAGGATATTCACCAGCAGTACAAAATGTATTCCCACAATGTAACAGATCGCAAGAGCTGGGGCCACCAGCTGGCTGAAATTTCAAAGCAGAAGTTGagatcaattattaaataaaaataaataaatgttttattgtagtaGCAAGTGAGAACATCAAAATGCATTACAACGTCAAATGGTGACAACAAAAGCAAACACATAACAGATAAATAGAACAATTAGGTACTATACCATAACTCACAATTTGTAGCCTACATAGATAGATAAATCACATTATAACTAATTCTACGCCTAGAATTCTCtgatctcaatgtaataatcaTATAATAAGGCTATTAATACACTTCAAGATTTATTTGGAGAAATTCATTGATTGTATAAATACAATTCTTTGACAAAattaactttaatttatttttaaattttgtaatatCCAGGTTTCTGATGGGAGGAGGtagagaattgaataattttatcgcTATAATAGATAAAAGTTTTTTGAGTCCTGGTGTAATTGAACCTGATCAGACCTAAAGCACTCCTATTTCTTGTTCTATATGAGTGATGTGAGATGAGGGATGAGTGATGTGCTTATTAATAAGCATTGCctctttttataattatttgaaggtTGGAAAGCTAGCTGAACCTGAATTCTTTAAATATGAACTGTATATAAAGCAACATGATGGAATACAGTACTGGTATTCAAGGCATCATCATGCATAGTAGGCCTAACTTTACAGTGGAAACTCATTTACTCTATGTTATTAAATCCAATGAGACTAGATAACAATTTTACCTTATCTTAGTTCCAAGCAAAAAactgacagaaatttttataatgtataaattttaaatatttcttatttttaatttctgtcAAACACTAGTCCTGGTTTTTGATGGAGAAACTCCAATTGCATTTTTGCATAATCGGCATAATGATTGATCAAATGATAGTATAGTATAGAGTCACTATATTCATAAATAGCGATTATTCTTCTCATCACAATGTATCACAAGATATAACAAATATCTTCAATCATTAATGTTAACAACACCCTGATAAAGAGTACCTAAAAATCAACCATGATTATTCTATGAAGTGATGCTATTCACATTATAAGATTGAAACACAGCATCGTAGagaaattgaatagaaagaTTTCAGGCCATGCCTATTCATAGGCATAGTCAATGCCTGTTCAATTgctgaatattaattttttttactcaattattatagaaataaatagtaccctttttaactTTTATACGTAAACACTAGAAAATAAcgattaattaaaaaaaaggacacttgaaaatggcatttcTGCCAAAACTAGTAGAGTTTATGTAAACAagttcaaaaagggtactagttatttctataattattcaaaattaagtAGGTAGCCTATGaaaatactttattaattttttactaTGCAtattctctatgataaaatttTGCTATTACGATATTTAATGTTGGAACATGAAGATGATTAATCTCATTTTCTTCTATAATCCATAACTTATGTGTAATTTATAGTGATTTTTAACATGGATGAATAATGCAATGCTTTAATAGCTAATTGTATTGAAGTTTACCTCATGTCGAAAAATAAGactgataaataatataatattgtttgaaaaaatgTCGGCATACAGTACTCACGTTGAGAAACTCCTCGGAATCACAAGGCATGAGAACCCTGTCATTGCACTGCCTCGTTTGGTCGAGACCGTTGGGCCTACTGGCATACGTTTGTGCCGGACTGGCTAGAATAGGTGGTAATGGTCCGTCACCTGACCCACCAGGATCATCTACGAttaaataatacagaatataGAGAACATAAATATAGAAAATCAAAGTAGAAATGAGAGAACGTACAATGTTAAGATGAAAATGTACAATAAGAAATATGATAAAGAGGCAGGCTAGAGTATTTTGGACTATTATTAACATGTTATTTTCTATTAATATACAAGAGAATTATTCAAGGTATCTTCATGGAATAGGATGTTAATTTCCTAATCTAGAAATGTTGTGAGCGAAAgcttcaattgaatttttatttatttctattcgtttagaatttatttctaattcgattaattgcatttattcaaattttctgaTTTCTATGCATCATATTGAGGTCAACATACCTGCTAGGAGTGGAGGACCTATCCTGAACGAATTTTCATCACATGGTTCATACACAATCGAGCACATAtctgaaaaatcaaaattatagtTATTGGTGAACCATAGCCCACAATTATTGCAGATTGAAATAATTCAGGTTTGTTGGTTTGTAGTGAATCGATGGTTGAATTACATGAATCGGAATTAAGATGCCAATTATTAGAGAAGGATCAAATACGCAAATCATACACGGATTTACTTTATTTGAATCTTACTTCATTaactatattttttctctcaaaaaattaatgaatataatgaaatagaaaatcattCACAAGAGCAATGTAAATTCCATGAATTTATAAGGATATTCAAATTCTTGATTGAGATTTTAAATCTGCATTGACTAGTATAATACGAGGTTCATTTTATAAAATCTGCAttgactataatataatatcaggGTCATTTTTCCACTTATAATGTTACCTACGTTGTCTTGAATAATTCTTCATTAAGAATCATGCAGAACTATTGCCTTTTGCTTGGGAAAACGAATAACGCTACGCAACTAGCACTTGGCGGAGCCAAGTAGCCTACAAGTTGGGCTGCCAAGTTTTGTGGTCTATAACGAGAGCAATTTAGTCGATGTGGCCGCTCCAATCATAGGCTGTTTGATGGGAATGACAAACTGACCAGCTCTATGAAAATCACCTGTCAGCCTGTGTCTTATGATTGGAAGATTGAAAAACTGACCCCCCCGTACTAAAATGGAAATTACTTTCCAATTTAtaattcattaatataatataaaatagtatttttAGGAATATAGGCTATCATCAATTACTTGTCTAAAATGTTAGAAGAAAATCATAAAGAGTAAGGAACTGAAATTGTTATTTAAGACAAGTTTTGAGAGAAATTGAACTCACTGTGTTCTTGCCTCATGCAAACCAGGTAGTCTTGATCAGCCAAATGACGTCCATTCACTGCATAGTTCATAGTTTGGATGATACCTAAAAATCACATTTTAGAAATAGTTTTTTATCAGAGAGGAACTGGGAGGATCTGATGTACCATAACTGGAGGGAAGAACTTCCCATTTGTATTGAAATccaaaattgttaatttttataataaacggAAGAGGTTTAGTGAGATATATTTTTTGCTTGATTTCACaatttaataacacataataaATTCTACAGAACCATGTCATGTATGCTGTAAATGCCACTgcatactactactactacattCGAAAACTATATCTCaccaataattttgaattctgaGTATAAATTTAGTCTGAAAATTGTTGATGGAAAATTCATCTGCAATTCATCAAATTGCGCATGCCAACTAGCAAAAGGTTGAAGTGAAAAAACCATGAAAGAAGTAAGTGAAAATCAATTGCACAATTCGCCAAATACATTTTAATTGTGTTATTGAAGTTCATTTTTATCTCGTTGAATAAGTTTTTACATATTTGATGTaagagaataattgtttattattttataatgctCAAAAAGCTCAATACATCATCACTGTACTTCATTAGACTCATCGATACTTGATTGAAAGATACATCAAACAATTAAAATCAACCAATTACCGCTATTGAAATGATATTTTGGAGAAACTCACCATTGATTCCATGGTGATATTGTGTACAACCTGCTGGTGCTTGTTGGTTGAATACTATCTGAGATATCTGAAACATGACATAATATataccaaggtacctagaatagaaGGTCACAACTTTTAATGATCAGTCAGATGGTCGGTGTGACatcattggtgctctaaatatctattcttcctatcttttcaatgttaaattgagcaactttgtaagtctttttctcaaaaagtaaataactttcaagtcccatgtGACATCTCCAAcgattcattcaatatttatcttcaatttttctagaaattcaatacttttggaagGCTGTATCTCTCAtaatgatcgattttgtaagagcctgcacaacgaatacctgttgctctcttattgaagaaaattaacatgctttccctggcgcttttgtaattcaattactcaatgctaatgaatttgataaatcgatcattgaataaggaattaaaaacgtgaaaacattgattgtactataatattatttctctcacaatcctttatcttgtctgtttactgtatattatacagggtgggtgaaaagtccgagaacggcttaataaatcatacacaaaggtaatttgacggtgagtgtgattggggatcctactctattgaaaatactacattactatgactttaaaaatctgatccgccatcttggatctgcAACTTTAAATAGTATTTCTTACAAGGCTTTGCGGTTTGTAAGAAATGTATTGAAGATTCCCTTCCCTAGTAACAGAACAATTCGTAGACGTTTATGTGAATATTCCATCAGTCCTGGATTTTTAATGATgagtgaaaatattttaaaagcaCAAgcagaaatttaaaaaaaaaattgataaggaTTTGATATTATCATTTGATGAAATGGAAATTAAGAATGATTTATGCTTTGATCCTGCCTAAGAAATCATTAGTTGGCCTCATAACTATGTTCATGTAATGCTTGTCAGACCTTTGGTTGGAAAGTGGATGCAgcctatttttttaaattttgatactCCAGTTACAAAACCACTTTATCTGAGAGCAGTTCAAATTTAAGAGAGCATTGGTTTTGAAGTTCGAGGATTTGTCAGTGATATGGGACCCTCGAACAGGAAACTGGTGAAAGATTTGAATGTATCATGTGATAAAACTTTTATAGAGAATCCATTTGATGTGTCTAGGAAGATTTGGGGATTCTGCGATGTACCATATGCTCTGAAGttattgagaaatcatttgcttGATGATGGATTCAGATTGAAAACAGGCGAGCTCATCACTAAAGAGCCATTCTTGAAGTTGATAGAAATTGAAAGCACTGAATCAGATCTGAAATATGCACCTAAACTGTCCATGAACGACCTCCTTGTAGCGGGAACAGAGAGACAGAACGTTAAGAAAGCTGCTCAACTGCCATCATCAACTGTGGGGAAGGCTATTAATCACAATTTTCCAGAGTCTTCTCATGTCGGATCGATTGTTGAGATAGTCAGTCAATAATGGTTTTGATGTTTTGAATTCTCGCATCCCTTATGATGGGGTACGATGACTAAAGAGTACATATGGTACTTGTTTGGAAGAACAAGACGAAGCTTTGAACAAATTTCACAATCTCATTTCATCAATGACTGTTGTGAAGAGAACAAAAGAATTTGACGAGTGTTGAgggagagaagagaaaaaagctAGGAGAGCTGCAGGAGGCCAATAGATTATTACCATTCCAAAAGGGATTTTTAATTTCGATCGAGAGCCTTAGAGGATTATTTGAGGAATTGAAACTTGAAGGCTACAAATATATTATGGCTTCTCGATGTAATCAGGACATCTTAGAGAGCTATTTTGCTAAAATAAGAGGGCTAGGACGTTTTTATGACCATCCCTTGCCAACAGCAGTTATGTATCGCATCAAGTCATTGATAATAAGTAAAAATGTGAACGAAGTTATTGGAATGAATAGCAATAATTGTTCAATGATAAATGAATGTCACACTTTGAGTGGAGAAATTTTATCCTCAAGCTTCGCGGTTCAAAAGCCAATCCCTCCAACAGGAATGAATGAAACAAATGAAGGGATCAGTATGGATGTGTATTAATGATGAAGGAATGGAAGCGTtgaatgaagatgaagaaaattcTGCAATTGATGATTTGATGATTTCTAGTAGGGAGAATAGTCCTAATGATAGTGGTGCAGAGAACTGTGAGAAATTTGAACATATAGAGATGCTTGCCGGATATTCAGTTCAAGGAGTTCAAAAGTGATGAATttctaaaagaaaaatgaagattaatattgtataaattgtaggagatgtcgatgggacttgaaagttatgtacttttttAGAAAAAGATTTACAAAGTTGCTcgagaaaaataaagataaatattgtatatgaCCGTAACAAACAACTAGGTATCACCTGGTTAAAGTATGTGGATATGTGTATATAATTTTTTCCTGAATTGAGAGTGCATTCCCAAAGGATTAAAGATGTTAAACCGGCAGATgttaaagcatgttaattttcaataagaaagcaacaggtattcgatgtgcaggctcttacaaaatcgatcattatgaaagatccagccgtccaaaagtattgaatttctagaaaaattgaagataaatattttatgaatcgTAGGAGACGTCGATGGGTCttgaaagttatgtactttttgagaaaaatacttacaaagttgctcaatttaacattgaaaagataggaagattagacttttagagcaccaatgacgtcataccgaccagctggtttggatttgttactgcgcatcttttcgtggccactaccttgtattctaggtatattgatataatactaCTTGTAAATGCATTCAATagtgttattatttcatttttcaagatttgtCTGCATAAAATTGATGACACAAACACTTAACATCCATGAAACTTCCACGAGTGAATCTACAATGATTTCAATTAGCCTATTATCACAGAATACAAGTTATCATTACAAATtattagttattacaaattatagaagttttctctgctattATATATTGAGAggaaaaaatatagtttcttcaCTCCAGAATAACGATATTCATTtttagttattcatttattgaataaaaatattacagtttGAGAAAGCATGACAGCATTCTCAAAGTTTGATATTGCATCGTAACCAAAAATATTTTGCTTAATTAATATCCGTAATCTGTTTGTACATAATACTTCTAATATCTGCTGAACCATGGAAAAGGCTGCATGACAGTATAGTTACTATAATAGTGTTGAATCAGACTTACCCTGATTTCCCACATCCTGTACAGATTGTTGCTGGTAAGATTCATCAGTATTGAAATCGGTTCAGTTGCTGACTCCACATCGTAGTAAACTGTAaagttaataatttatatttttagactTGACAACTTTAATTCATGAGAACTCTTCTGTTTCAAGACACGAATTGAGCAAGTTTTCACTGAAATTGCTAATAGAAAAATTCCATAATCACAAATCTCATAATCCACAAATTTATCTGTGATTGTTGAGTGAATTTATGAATTAGACTCAACAAATATGCAAATTAATAGTAATCATTATTGTGCATTAAATTTTTATGAGCATTCTTGTTTCTTATGAATAATCAGTTAACACAggttttattgataatttataatttattcttatgaATCTCAATGATgtttgatgataaatattattacatGGAAAATAGCAAAGAAGAAACTCACTATGTTGCCCGCTATTCTGACCGCACAGCTTCAATCCAATCGATGTCCCACCAAGAATGCTGAATATATCTGATTCACAGACACCGGTTCTTCTATTTGGCTGAGCCTGAAAATTTGATAGATTATGGATGATTTACCTTTTAGTCAAGTGGGAAGTAAACCACTCTAACTTTTTCAATGGAACAGATCTGCACATCGATTCATGAAGGTCCTGAAATTGCTAATCAGAAAGTAAATTATGTGCATTCAAGAATCATACATTTGTGAGTGAATAACCAATTCCAATACTTTCGACATTATGGGCGTTAGGGATATTGGATGATAACTGGAGAAAGGTTGTCCTTCCAGCTTGGGCGGAAGCTCCGTTCCACTTGTTCAGAAGAGAATTATATTCTTGGTTGGTCAAAAATCCTTTTTATTCTATTAACGAgtattttgaacttgaaattcATGACatttagttttaaataatgtaaattatttacattaatagtacTTAATATTCTATTGTAAACTATTGACTTGGtaacattttgaattatgatgAGAACAGTAATTGTTAGATAATATACGACTTAATTTTAGATTATAACACAACTTGTAAATTTGACGTTGCTTATAACATGTATGTTTCattgcaataaaattatattattatacatcacaatattatattatcgttattcaatgGCCTATACTAagctaataaaaaatattaacaaaaccTAAAATGATAGATTGAGACTGCTCTTAAAATGTATTTGGAATACTGTATTTCACTGTGTCCAATGTCTGCGGCTCGacaatagatttaatttacaCCTACTTGCGAATTCAGCTCTTTCTTGTATGGGacaagaaataattaattatcaattatagtgaacagataaaacattttaatgatttggagagatctttgaaatgttttatttcCCCTGTTATGAGGATGATTAATTTGAATctgtacttgaataaataaaaatgggtCAATCGTTTTCAATGGTTTTTGTAATTGTGACTCACCAGGTTGAAGTGTACGAAGTCGAGTCGAATTTGGCTGATCTCAGGTGCAATTTTCTTCACCTTGATAGAGCACGGCTGAGCTGTTTTTGTGAGACCAGGAAACTCTGGACTCACAAAGTAAGTGACGTTATTTGATATTTCTGCATCGCACGATGCTATAACtggaatataaaatgaaatacaaattataaaataggGAACACAAAAAGACATATTCTTTATAAAACATGACATCaaga comes from the Nilaparvata lugens isolate BPH chromosome 1, ASM1435652v1, whole genome shotgun sequence genome and includes:
- the LOC111050636 gene encoding uncharacterized protein LOC111050636 isoform X1, with protein sequence MIKYIIVLFALNFGHEFKRSSSLAWPSPSASLSRIAKVLNFFPVPVSDECLASDGRRTGVCLNAYECRIQSGNPMGQCALGFGVCCVFIASCDAEISNNVTYFVSPEFPGLTKTAQPCSIKVKKIAPEISQIRLDFVHFNLAQPNRRTGVCESDIFSILGGTSIGLKLCGQNSGQHIYYDVESATEPISILMNLTSNNLYRMWEIRISQIVFNQQAPAGCTQYHHGINGIIQTMNYAVNGRHLADQDYLVCMRQEHNMCSIVYEPCDENSFRIGPPLLADDPGGSGDGPLPPILASPAQTYASRPNGLDQTRQCNDRVLMPCDSEEFLNPAGGPSSCDLLHCGNTFCTAGEYPCRIESSIRPFNIRIQFGPGVQNENPDDNLGMCLKYQQQPCST
- the LOC111050636 gene encoding uncharacterized protein LOC111050636 isoform X2, yielding MLTNVASRVEIPWANAPSGLVSAVCVIIASCDAEISNNVTYFVSPEFPGLTKTAQPCSIKVKKIAPEISQIRLDFVHFNLAQPNRRTGVCESDIFSILGGTSIGLKLCGQNSGQHIYYDVESATEPISILMNLTSNNLYRMWEIRISQIVFNQQAPAGCTQYHHGINGIIQTMNYAVNGRHLADQDYLVCMRQEHNMCSIVYEPCDENSFRIGPPLLADDPGGSGDGPLPPILASPAQTYASRPNGLDQTRQCNDRVLMPCDSEEFLNPAGGPSSCDLLHCGNTFCTAGEYPCRIESSIRPFNIRIQFGPGVQNENPDDNLGMCLKYQQQPCST